The genomic window GACTGGGCCGTACGCAGCCTGGTTGTACATGTGTATGGCCGGATCGGCTGAGAAGAAGCAGTCAGCTATACACACTCCGCATCTTGCTGGGATCAGGGGACGACCGACTGACGGCGCCAGAGCAGTTGGCGATGCGAatcggccgctgcgccgcggcgaaaGGCGTTATTGTCGCGGGCGTCATCATTACGAGGAGCGATGGATGGGTAGCTGGTGATGCCCGTCTTGGTGTTGCGGCGAGGGATCGATCAGGAGTTTTGGTGACGGCGGAGTGTCGCAGTGTTCAATTATTACGTTGatccagcagcggcgggacaGCGGCAGGTCATGGCTGGGAAGGACGACaatgacaacgacgacgatgaccagcagcgccgcatCAACCAGTGTCGAGCATGCGACGGGAGATGCATCGGCGGGTACAAGTACCAACTTGAGGTTGGACGATCTCGGCAAAGGTTTTGGCTagcagcaggcggcgtgctggcgatggatggcCCGATCGATTGATCGACTGCGGGGGTGTTGGAGAGCCGAGGCACGTCGACACTTGCTTGTTACTGTACCTTGGTAGTACAGTAGGGAGTACAGGTAGGGTAATGGAGTTGAAGTTGGATGGCAGAAGGTCTATGTGGTACGTGCCTACTTACCCAAGATCAGACAATGGAGGATCAGggacgcatgcatgcatgcaggcatgcaggcaggccagacaggcaggatgatgaggagTGCCGTTTGGTCACCAGGAGCGGTCATTGGAGGCAATTGTGTCTttgtttcttttttttttcttttttctttctcccACTGGCCCAAGGGTGAAATGTGGAGGGACGGCAATAAATTTGCGGTAAATCAGGTGTCCAGGTGCTGTACAGAAAGGCATTGGCAATCGCAGCGCCTCGCTTTTTCACGGCCCCCTCCAGTCCACACCGGCTCATCCATGCATCCAGCATCGACAACGAAAAACCACATGCAAGTTATTAgcggcccccgcccccgcatCCACGGccagtgcgtgcgtgcgtgcggggACGGCAAGCGGCAAGTGGTAGCTATGTAGGTGGTGATCGACGGAACGGCACACGGCAGGCGGCAATCCATCCACCGCATTGCACTGCCATGTGAAcgccgccccgtcccgtcccgttccctcactcctcctccaccaccacgccccGAATCATGAcccgcgtccgtccgtccgtccgtcctgtcatcgtcaccgtcacgACGTCTCACCAACatctctcacacacacacaacacgcATGATGCAAACAAACCCGCGCTCACGCCCACACTTGATAGCATTCGTCCACTACGTACACACTTCAGAACCCCCCACCCCTTCGTCCGTGCGAGTCGTGTATGGACATGGGACCCCCCTAGCTCGCTACCAAGTACCCAGGACaaagtcctcgtcgtcgtgactTGGGCTCGCCcgcagccaggcagcccCGTGCCATGAACTACTAACCACCCGGAAATCGACGTGCTATCGTACACACAGGCCCGTGCCTTGCTTGGGCCGTAACCGTAACCCCCCGTGTCAAGAGCGTGCGTGTGCccttgctcgctcgctcacccAACCCCATGCTCCATGCCTCATCAGCTTTTGTGCTCCCCAGGCTTGCTCGTGTTGTCAGCCCGATCCGTTCCTGCCctgaagagagagagagcaaaGAAAAACAATCTCGTCGTCAAAACAGTCTCCATTATACACAAACACACTCCTTAACGCCTGTCCCTGACCTCTAGCCGTCTCAGGCCCCTCATCCTGTGCCGCATGCATTTCATATTGCGACAGTatttgttgttgttgtgctTGTCATTGTTGCTGTGATGCTGTTGTCGTTgctgggcgctgctgctggtcatggtgatggtgcacggccgcggccggcaccCTCATCCCGGCCTCGTCCCAACCCGGTCGCCGCCCCTCCGCGCGCCTTTACTTGCGGTAGGCAACGCCCGGCCGTCGCTTCGCCGGCACCATCGCCGCTCGTCTGCCTCGCTTCttggtggcagtggcagtggcaggggcagggggcGCGACACTTGCTCCTtcgctctcgtcgcccgtAGCCGAGCCGGCAGCcctggtggcggccgtcgccttgCTGGTCCGCGCCGGGCCCTTggccctgcccgccgagctcgtgctgctgctgctcgccatcgtcgccttggcagccttcttggcccgcttgcgcggcggcgccttgtcCTCGTTGAGCGCCCTCATGTACGCGGTCAcgaccgacggcgccgtgcgcTCCACGCTCCGCCGCGACACCCACGTCGCGTCCTCGGGCCCGAAGCCCACCCACTCCACCAGCAGCTGCTTGCGGTCCGCACTGTGGTCGCGCACCCGCAGGATGTCGTACACGTCCGGGTCCGTCGGGCTCACCGGCCGTCCGCCCTCTTCGCGCCAGTagcccagcagcgcgtcggGCGCGTCCTCGTGCAGGTTCGCCTCGGGCTCCCACGTcgtgtcgcccgccgcccactccACTTCGATCTCAATGGACGTGCCGTtggccgcccagcgccagtcCCCGAAGCGCTTGAATGAGAATTCatcgccctcatcgtcggcggcctcgttgtTGTTCTCGATTTCGTCTTCGTGCTTGTCGTCAATGTCTGTCTCGGCGCGacgctcgtcgtcaacctccATGGCGTCTTCGGCCGGCCGCGCGACTCGTTCCCGTCGCTTCTGCTGGGACTGCGGCTGTGGGGACTGCGTCTGGGTTTGCTGCCTCTTCTGCTGCCCCTTCCGCGCCGTGACTGCCGGTTTGTCTGCGGCGTGAGATGCTTTTCCCGACGACTTGGGACGGCTCTCGGGTGTCGTCACGGCCGGCGCATCGGACAtggctggcgacgagggggcggcggcgcgcttcaacggcgcgcgcgtcggaGTCGACGGGCCATCGAAAGATTCGTGCGTCGACGCGGGCTTGCCCGCGGGCTCTCTCTTTTGCACCTTGCCGGTGCTCTTCGCCACCTGCTTTTCTCCGTCAGCATCAAACGCCACCCATGAGCTTGTCGACCGCGCGCGTCCGCGTGCGAGGCAAGGAGCACTCACCGGCGTCGAGGTATTGCTGGTGCTCGCAGGGGAGCGGTTCTGGTTCTTCTTGGACGTTGTCTTGGCTTtgggcgacagcggcgggcgcgcgtcgtcgccgccaccgccgtccgAGGGCGTGCGCGGGTGGGCGCTGGACTCCTCCGGCTTCTGAGGGCTGAAGAGCGTGTTGAGGATGGTGTTGAAGACGGCGGGGGCCATGACGGGCAACGGAAACGTCGCGCGCAGGCGGTGCGGCTGCGAGAATGGGAAGAGGGTTCCCGCGTtgggagagaaggggggggggggctttaTGCGAGCTcaagacgcggcggcgagattgGCGGTTTTTGTATCCTCGTGGTCAGCGCAATCGAGAGACGATCACGAGAACGAAAGAAGAGGGCGTCACCAGAGAGAGGGAAGGGATGGTGAAAGAAAAGGAAATAAAGTGAACGGAACGGAAGAGAAAGGGAAGAAGGCGGAAGAAAGAGGTGGTGTGCGTGGGAGCGTGTGTGTGGCAGAGCCGCACAGGAAATGAAGGCGGGCGTTTGTGTTTGTGTTTCTCGCAtatctactactactaaaTTAACCTACCCAGGTCGGTGCGACAGTAAAAAGGCCAGGGGAAAAAAGGCAGATAGAttgcccacccgccgccgatgacgccaAACTCGCGTCGGCTCATCACGCGCGACCTACTACCTAGACAGCTGCGCGGCTTTGTTTTAGCGGGTGAAGGCGGGTGGATCCACCGACGCCACGCCAGGCGCGCGGCAGCTGTTCcggcgcccgtcgtgccGCACGAGGAGCCGCCCGGCCGCTGAAGGCGAGACGGGAGGCCCGCCGGCATCCACTGCAGGCAGCTGTAGACCTGTGGAACTCCAGGCTGTCTGCCCTCCACTGCCCGCAACCAAAACAATccatcgaggagctgcccagCTACGTAGCTGCCCGGGAGGCCTGCAGAACGGGAAAAAGTTGGGATGGGATGCGCAGCCACGTGACGGCGCTGTCCGGGCATTCCAGCTTTCTTTCTACGTATAGTAGCTCCCTTtgctccctctctctctgccttgGCTCTCTTCCATCACGCCGAACCGTGGCCACCTACtgtacctactaaggtacaCTTTGAACGGTGCTGTGGTACCTCGTAGGATGAGGCTCAAAATCAGCCAGCTGTCACCGTTGACTTCGATCCCTGCTGCGCTCCAGTCCGGTGATGGGCCGACTGATTGCATTGTTGTACGACGTAGTATCTATCTCCCCTTATGAAGAAGTAGTACCACGAGCAGTTGTGGCTGCGCCCCTGGCAGTCGCTCTCCACCCGCGTCCATCCTCACTCAGTCCCACCACGCAGCGCagtccctcctccccttccccccgccaaaaaaaaagagtgAAATGACACACCCACCCACATCCACACATCCACACCACCCACTGCGACATTTTCCTCCCCCCTTGAACTACTACCATCGCACACAATCAGCCAAAAAGAAAGGGTCTGGCCGGGGATTGAACCCGGGACCTCTCGCAAGCCATGCTTCAGGGTTTTCCCTAAGCGAGAATCATACCACTAGACCACCAGACCGTGTTGTTTGATCTCTAACCCCGCGCTCCCTccctggtggaggaggaggaggagagagaagGCGGATGAGCGCTGTTGTTTCATCACGTGATGATTTGCTGTTGAAGACGGTTGTGCTTATTTTGTCTTATGAACCCCCCAAAACGCAAACCCCCACATATTGGGATAATGTGAGCTGCAGGGAGAGAGATGCCGAAGCGATTCACAGGGCTCTTCGTTGCACGTCCTCTTTTTGGTTCGTATAGCTTTCCTCGGACATTCAGCATTCAAGTCGATAGGCCGGCCACCTTTTCCtcactccctccctctctctcttctccgGGCAGTATGCGCTTCCGCTGTGGTGGGTGCACGTGAGTAATAAGCGAGCGCGACGCGTCTTTCAGCGATTGCCGCAcccgtacgtacgtaccctGCACCACTCCCAGTTTGCTCAAAATCGCAGCCTACCGGCACGATGGCACGCCAAACGAGGAGCCAGCGTGAATTATACCGCCCATTTTTATGCGCCTCAATACGAGAAGTCTTCATTTTGCATCGTCTGCAGGTGTTGTCTTGTCACCTCTCATCGTTGCGGCTGGCTGCGTCACGAACCTCCCGTAGCAGGCGCCATTCCACCACCTGCCCACATCGTGAGCTGCCTCATGTACGGTGCACCCCCGCCCTTCGGGACTGTGATTCGTATAGTATGAACTTGTAACCCCAGCGTGATAGGAAGAAACAAGGTTCGAGATCATAATACAAGCTCTTTATTTCTTCATTCATTGCTTGCCATATCCGAGGGCAATGCCCCCCCTAACTAATAGCCTATACAAACGCACGTGTTTGCTACGCGTGGGCAACATGAAAGGAGTGGCCCAAGCAGGCGATTCACTACGTACATCCCGGCGTCTCTACTTACACACCGCGGAGGCAGTCCAGCacgcgccaccgtcgccgacagATGATGAAGCTTGTGACCCTCGCCCCGTGGCGGCAGTACCGAACCGTCCCGTTCGCGtgcgagagcggcgacgcgctcgccgagtGGGTCGGTGGGTCGTGCGAGGTTTGCGAGCCAAGTGGAATCTTGCATCACCAGCAACCCAACAagtgggctgggcgggccaCGAACAGACGGCCAGCAAGTCTTTGGTTCGTGCGTGTCACACGCGAGGGCAACAGTAAGCGGCTACCTCATAGTGATTGATGTTGGCATTATAGGTACGAGCGTGTAGCTAAGATGTTTCCATATTGGATCACAATGGCTACTTGGGGACCATCTGAGCAGATCCCACGCAAACGCCGTCCTAGATGATGGTGGCCACCAGGGCCTACTCATTTGAGCAGCCGCTGGGGTAAATCTAGCAGACGCAAATGCCTGTCTATGGTGAGCAGACCATTTGCAACACCCTCGTCCTGGGCTCCATGTAGTACTTCCATCCGTCGTGGACACATTGTAGACCCTGCGCACCACTCAACACGTTCTGTGGGCCGTGTTCTTGGTGTggcgggtcgtcgagctAAATACGTAGTAATAATATGATGAAACGTCGGTCAAGGGCTGAGTAGGTACCGCGCatccaggccagccagcacctcGCAGTACTCGAGCGGCCACTGAATGTACTTTTGGTACTCGCTGGGCAAGGTCTTGGCCAGATCCCTTGTCCAGCCAATAATGACATTTTTCCGTCCCGGCAACTTTGGGCAGTCTGCCGGGGCGATGCAGAACCGGCCGAGAATGTAGTCGAGCAGGAACATGTGGATGACGAGCAGTCGGCCGACATGGTTCTCCGCATCGATAAGAGAGAGAAACTCTTGGTTCGAAAAGGATGATGGCATCATGTACAAGATGACAAATTCTTTCCAAGCTGCAGGGCCATGTCAGTCGGGCTGACCACACAGAATCAACATGACAGTTAGACGACGTACCGGCGAGGGACGACTCATGGAGGGCGTCAATGCACCGAAGCTGGCAGCCCAGGTAGGCTCTCTCGGTCTGCTCATGACACAGGGGCTCGAGGCTCGCGACAGACGCCCTGAAGGCGTCAGTGACGGCAAAATCCTTGGGCATCTCGCAGACTACGGCGGTGAGCGACTGGATGTGGCCCTGGGGCGTAAAGGTCCGAAAGATGGAGGTGGTGTAGTCGGTGATGACCGAGGTGGCAACGAGGTGGGCGCCCCGAGTCATGGTCATGTACTCGATCATTGTGTCAGAGAGTAGGGACGACTGCGTGAGGAGGCAGAGGACGGTGGCGaagagggcgtcggcgtcggcagccgacgtcggcggccgactgAGCTGCTCGTTGAACAGtttgatggcgacgacgcgatgCTGTAGAGCCTGCGAGGTGTAGTCGACGTTGCCGTTTTGCGAGAGGTTGGAGGCGCCAAGTCCGAGCAGGGCGTGGGCCAGGTGCTCATACTGGGCAAAGTCAGCACTCATGCGACGTgatggagggggggcagcTTGCAGGTCAAGCCTCACCTGGTgggacatggcggcggcgtcggaccAGACCTGGCCGTTGCGGAGGGGAAGCGTGGGGAAGGCCGTAGTCAGGAACTGGTGGTAAAAGCGCAGGTCTTGGAGGGCGAGCATCGAAGGGTTGgcgcgcaaggcggcggcggcggcgacaccaacggtgttggaggaggaagccgacggcgacgcatTGCTGGCAGCTGGGGGGTAGACGCAGGtgaggccgaggcgacggcaggGAGCGCACTCGGGGCGCAACTCGTTGCACTTGACGCGGCGCCGCTTGCAGCTGAAGCAGCCAAGGCGCGACTTGAAGTGGCCGCGACGACTCAATGGCTGGCGAGGGGTGGGAGTGGCATTGGCGGCAGACGGCACGGCCGCaatggccgaggaggaagttggcgatgaagccgagggaggcggcgacgaggaacagCCGTCTCGggtcgagccgccgcaggaggatgaggacgaggacgaggacgaggaggccgttGCTGACGAGGGGCACGAGTCGGGACTGAAGCTCGTCTTGGGCCCCATGACAACGGTCTGATCGCGGGATGTCGCCCCGGCGGCACTCGTAACGGGGGCCGACATTCAGCCCCAAACAAatgccggcggtggtgacgacggaggCGCGCGTCCAATGACGCCGTGGAGGACGGGGGGGCTGCAAGAGCTGCCTGCCGTCTCTTGggccagcgccaccaccaccgcagccgccgggctgggccgggctgggctgggctgggctgggcctcGGGATCAGGGGCGGAagcggcctcgaggctgcGGAGCGGGAGCGAAGGCGAGACGATGCGACCGCTGGGCCTCTCTGTTGGCGACGGTTGGTTGGtgttgcgcgcgcgcgcagctctCTCTCGGTCGCAGTCGCACCGCACCCACGAACGTcccgggggggcgggggccgcACGGAGCCGGCAGACCAAGGCCGGGCCGGGTCGATCGATCGATCGGACGGACAGGCAGACGGTCGGTCGGACGGACAGGCGAGTCGGGTTGGTTCCGTGCAGCCAAGGCTGGGCCGGACAAGGAAAGCCACTACGTGCGTACTGCGACcgacagggcggcgggcagcaggcgggcagcaggcaaGCGGGCGCCCGAGTCCGTGGAGTTGGGAGCCGGGAGTCCGCGGAGGatggacgacgtcggcgttgaggggcggtgacgatggtcCGTCTGGTGTGCAGAACGGCGCAGTCAAGTAGTGCCCCAATTCAATCAATGGCCGCTGCCTGAGGTAGGTGGTGTTCCAGCCAGTGCAAGCgagggcaggccggcgggaTGGGCAGCTCcgcattttttttttctgacagcgacagcgccgccgcacagcctCTGCGCTCGGCCGTAGTTCATTGGAAGTCCCGTCTTGAAGCCGCCTGGTGAACTCTGGGGTTGGTCCATCCAAAGCCGACGTCGGGCTATTCGACCTTTTGTGAGGCGGCTCTGGCCCGCCTTCTCCGTGTGGTTGCGTCGCAAACGAACCCTCCCttgcctccctcccaccATGCAGCTGAGCTGACCCGAACTGGCAGTGGAGTGACATTGGTAATAAACTTCCATCCGCAGGCAGGTCACTGCAGCTGTgcgcgcagcgcagcgcagtcCAGGGCACCTCAGTATCTGGCAGCGGCTGAGCGGAAGGAGTGGAGGGGCCCGGGGGTGGGGTGGGGGGACCTCAGGGGAGGGGCCTGCACCGCCCAGCCCTGCGCACCCACCGGGCAGGCTCTCCATCCACTGATGGATCCACTGCATGCCCGCATGCGCTGAGGATTGAGCTGCTCTACGGGGCAGTACTAAAGGTTAGTACGTAGCTGAGGTGGTGCACTCCGGGGCCGCACTTCACTGCGCACGGCACTGagacgcctcgtcggcagcaggGCTGACGGCCGTCATATCCGAACGcccggtcgccgcccgcacggCGTCACGTGGGGCCCTGGGTCTTCAATGTCCCTCCCCCGACTCCCGACGCAGCGGGCTTGCTTCTCTCATTGATGGATGACTGGGATAccgacaccaccaacacGATCAACTACACCTGAAGAGGCATGACACTAGCACACCTCGTGTCGTCTTTCCTCCACCAGCCCTCTGGGTGCGCCCCGACGATACAAAAGTAAGCAACAAGCTCTTGCCTTTCGCCCTGCGGCAGATGCTACGCAGTGCTCTGGCTAACTCGTATCAAAACAACCTCAAGCGGGGGGGACAAGTCCGTGAGCTTCAGCCTTCATGACATAGCCTGCCTTTTACCTGCCTAGTAGGCCCCTCTCCAGGAAACACAACCTCGGCCTGTCGTTGCAGACCTCGAATCCGGCCCTCGCATAGGTATGCGTCCACTGCGCCGTCACAGTACATACCGAAACATCGCCTACGTACCCCTTCTCGTTAGCCACATCGGAGCACCTTGTATTACACCGTTTTGGCAGGCACTCACGTTCTTCTTGTCCGTCACGTCTTCGAAGCCTTGCAGCTCGCTTGAGCGCTTGAGCGCCTGAATCGTCTCGTCGGGCAGGCCTGCCAACCCCGCCTCGCGTCGCCTGTTCTCCCGCACGTACAGCAGTCGGAGACCCTGGTTCAGCAGCAGGTTGATGCAAAAGGCACACAACatggccacgatgccgcTCCGGTACTCGGGCGCCTCGGTGCTCTTGAAGAACTGCGGTCCTGAAATCTGTCCGACGCAGTAGCACACGAATACCCACCCGCTGGCCACGGACCGCTTCGTGCTGCCGGCGATGTTACTCGACAGCAGTCCCAGTATTACGAGAAATCCCACCGGGTAGCTGCCCAGAAGCCAGACTCCGACGAGCCTGCCCCATTTGTTATCCGCGGCGAGCTTGTTGATGAGGCAAGCCCCAATGATCTATTTTGTTCAGCCCTTTCGTGTCGGAAAATCAGCTCAATGGCGGCCTTACCGGAGGGAtcatcgccgcgctggccacGTGTAGCCGCGAACTGCGAATCTTGCTCGAAAGCACGCCCGAACCTAGCTGTGCAACGGTCTGCACGGCAgacagcggcagctgcaTCAGGATGGTGTTGAGCGGACTGAAGCCGAAGCCCTGCACGATGAGCGGCCCAAAGgcaagcccgccgctgccgatgGCGTTGACAAATGAGATGAGGCCGAGCACGATGACAGCGGGATCTGTGGCCGCCTCCATGACCTGGTTTGCGTCAAACCTCCTACTGCGACCCGTCCCGGTCTTGTTCGCAGCCACCCGCTGCACCGCAATGACTTTGTCTTCGTCTTGGAGCCAGCTGGCCCGCGCTGGCCCGTCGGGCACGAAAATCACAAAGGCGATGCCCCATGCAACCGTGACGGCCCCTAGGATGAGGAAGATGTACTGCCACGGCGCCAGACTTCCTCCAATGTGCCCGATGCCGTATGCGAGGAGGCCACCGATGCAGCCCCCTACGCCCAAGAAGGAAATCCATAACGCAGAGCGTCCGGCCTGCTCCTGGCGCGACCACCAGATGCCCGTCACGGCGACGAATCCCGGCGAGATGGTGGCCTCTGTCATGCCCAGGATGAAGCGGACCGACGCGAGCCCAGCAAAGCTCGAGCAAGCGGCCGTGCTCatgagcacgccgccccAGAGCACAATGTTGGCGCCGAGAAACTTGGCCACGGAGACGCGCTGCAGAAGCGCCACGCCAGGGTACTCGGCCACCAGGTAGCCAAAGTAGAAAATGCTGCTGGCCCAGCTGTACTGCTGGCCAACGAGATTGGTGTCACGGATCAGGCCGTAGACGGATGAGTAGGCCAGCGACGTCTTGTCGATGAACTGTAGGGCGTATGTGACGCAGAGAAACGGGAGGATGCGAGCGTCGATTTTGCGCAGCACACGTTtgctcgcggccgcgtctggctcaccggcggcgatggcccgcacggcgaggtcgccggcTTCATCCGTgatgcgcgccgcgcccttgTCGTCACGCTCTGCGTGGCTCGCCTGGCGTGAGACGGACAGCTCGATGGCTTCTCCAGCGCCTGTAGACGGAGCCTGTGCAGCCATTGCGTCTTGTCGAGCACGTTCTCTGTTGCAAACAGCACGCGCTTGCCAGCTCAAGTCTTACAATTGCCGACTCTCTCACTGGCGAGCGAAACAAAGGTCTAGGCCTCCCGTCTTCAGAGGgcacgtcgtcttcgccccGACCGACTGATAACGCCTCCGTCGTAACTGGCTGGGAGCGTGGAGATGCCTGCCGGTGTCGGCCGTGGCCTTGCGACGTGGACGATATCGCACCGTCGGGGaacttgtcggcgacggcgcatgGGACCCTGGGCGTATCCCGCTCTTGCGCCGCCCAAGCGACGGCGCTACTCGCTCTTTGGTGGATCTTTGATGAAGGATGGCCGGGACCAGGGTTCCCCATTTGGGGCTCCCCGCATTCGCACTCCGCGTGGCATGTGGCATGATGGTGAGCTGGTGGCGTCGTCTGTCCATCGTAGCCAGGCTTCACGCAGAGTTTATGGCTTGTATCTCGGTAGAGTACGGAG from Purpureocillium takamizusanense chromosome 14, complete sequence includes these protein-coding regions:
- a CDS encoding uncharacterized protein (TransMembrane:12 (i68-95o107-128i140-158o164-184i196-215o227-247i295-319o331-351i363-382o388-409i421-441o453-474i)~EggNog:ENOG503NU3S~COG:G), which gives rise to MAAQAPSTGAGEAIELSVSRQASHAERDDKGAARITDEAGDLAVRAIAAGEPDAAASKRVLRKIDARILPFLCVTYALQFIDKTSLAYSSVYGLIRDTNLVGQQYSWASSIFYFGYLVAEYPGVALLQRVSVAKFLGANIVLWGGVLMSTAACSSFAGLASVRFILGMTEATISPGFVAVTGIWWSRQEQAGRSALWISFLGVGGCIGGLLAYGIGHIGGSLAPWQYIFLILGAVTVAWGIAFVIFVPDGPARASWLQDEDKVIAVQRVAANKTGTGRSRRFDANQVMEAATDPAVIVLGLISFVNAIGSGGLAFGPLIVQGFGFSPLNTILMQLPLSAVQTVAQLGSGVLSSKIRSSRLHVASAAMIPPIIGACLINKLAADNKWGRLVGVWLLGSYPVGFLVILGLLSSNIAGSTKRSVASGWVFVCYCVGQISGPQFFKSTEAPEYRSGIVAMLCAFCINLLLNQGLRLLYVRENRRREAGLAGLPDETIQALKRSSELQGFEDVTDKKNAMFRYVL
- a CDS encoding uncharacterized protein (COG:S~EggNog:ENOG503NYYE) translates to MSAPVTSAAGATSRDQTVVMGPKTSFSPDSCPSSATASSSSSSSSSSCGGSTRDGCSSSPPPSASSPTSSSAIAAVPSAANATPTPRQPLSRRGHFKSRLGCFSCKRRRVKCNELRPECAPCRRLGLTCVYPPAASNASPSASSSNTVGVAAAAALRANPSMLALQDLRFYHQFLTTAFPTLPLRNGQVWSDAAAMSHQYEHLAHALLGLGASNLSQNGNVDYTSQALQHRVVAIKLFNEQLSRPPTSAADADALFATVLCLLTQSSLLSDTMIEYMTMTRGAHLVATSVITDYTTSIFRTFTPQGHIQSLTAVVCEMPKDFAVTDAFRASVASLEPLCHEQTERAYLGCQLRCIDALHESSLAAWKEFVILYMMPSSFSNQEFLSLIDAENHVGRLLVIHMFLLDYILGRFCIAPADCPKLPGRKNVIIGWTRDLAKTLPSEYQKYIQWPLEYCEVLAGLDARYLLSP
- a CDS encoding uncharacterized protein (COG:B~EggNog:ENOG503P9M0), with protein sequence MAPAVFNTILNTLFSPQKPEESSAHPRTPSDGGGGDDARPPLSPKAKTTSKKNQNRSPASTSNTSTPQVAKSTGKVQKREPAGKPASTHESFDGPSTPTRAPLKRAAAPSSPAMSDAPAVTTPESRPKSSGKASHAADKPAVTARKGQQKRQQTQTQSPQPQSQQKRRERVARPAEDAMEVDDERRAETDIDDKHEDEIENNNEAADDEGDEFSFKRFGDWRWAANGTSIEIEVEWAAGDTTWEPEANLHEDAPDALLGYWREEGGRPVSPTDPDVYDILRVRDHSADRKQLLVEWVGFGPEDATWVSRRSVERTAPSVVTAYMRALNEDKAPPRKRAKKAAKATMASSSSTSSAGRAKGPARTSKATAATRAAGSATGDESEGASVAPPAPATATATKKRGRRAAMVPAKRRPGVAYRK